A stretch of Solea senegalensis isolate Sse05_10M linkage group LG10, IFAPA_SoseM_1, whole genome shotgun sequence DNA encodes these proteins:
- the LOC122775567 gene encoding lamina-associated polypeptide 2-like isoform X3, whose product MAEFLEDPSVLTKEKLKNELAANNVPLPSGEHKKEVYVQLYLKNLTVLNDKRSPPIDNFSSDEDLPAPVVSNKSRSGRKATKKTDKPRSVEVEVTDLTDEDLREQLAKHGFESGPIVASTRRLYEQKLQKLMNQPPPEPPAHVTALPKADSNQNGNTNSDQYSDKEDEEIAAPEPEPVPVVEKAVRSRGKAPVTARTSSRRQTKQVVEEVTIEETPKKASKSAVEDILANEISTPTGISATCRRPIRGAAGRPLKQSEYWLNQSRVQHSVQTESRSYKESLVRPGSSDSSSKATFCRHVLSLLLKLLLLAAVVGSLYYVYQNLDEDQINTLKGLRDSVIIPIQDAVENTAAYLGNITVGSATESADE is encoded by the exons ATGGCAGAATTCCTCGAAGACCCGTCGGTTCTTACTAAAGAAAAGCTGAAGAATGAGCTCGCTGCCAACAACGTGCCACTTCCTAGCGGAGAGCATAAAAAAGAAGTGTATGTGCAGCTGTACCTGAAAAACTTAACCGTACTGAACGACAAGAGGAGCCCGCCCATAGACAACTTCTCCAGCGATGAAGATCTGCCTGCGCCCGTGGTGTCCAACAAAAGTCGCTCTGGAAGG AAAGCTACCAAAAAGACAGACAAGCCACGCTCTGTGGAAGTTGAGGTGACAGACCTCACAGATGAAGATTTAAGAGAACAGCTGGCAAAGCATGGCTTTGAGTCAGGACCCATTGTTG CCTCTACACGTAGATTGTATGAGCAGAAGCTGCAGAAGCTGATGAACCAGCCTCCACCTGAACCCCCTGCACACGTCACAGCTCTCCCCAAGGCAGATAGTAACCAGAATGGCAATACAAATTCTGACCAGTATAGTGACAAGGAAGATG AAGAGATCGCTGCCCCTGAACCAGAGCCAGTTCCTGTGGTGGAGAAAGCTGTGAGGAGCAGAGGGAAAGCTCCAGTCACTGCCAGGACCAGCAGCAGACGACAAACCAAG caggtggtggaggaggttaCGATCGAAGAGACTCCAAAGAAGGCCAGCAAGAGCGCTGTTGAAGACATCCTTGCCAATGAAATAAGCACACCAACAGGCATCAG TGCCACTTGCAGGCGTCCAATccgaggagctgctggtcgaccTTTAAAACAAAGTGAGTACTGGTTGAATCAATCCCGTGTGCAGCACAGCGTCCAAACCGAGAGCCGCTCGTATAAGGAGTCTCTCGTCCGACCGGGCAGCTCCGACTCTTCAAGCAAAGCCACGTTCTGTCGGCACGTCTTGTCCTTGTTGCTCAAGCTGCTCCTCCTTGCTGCAGTGGTTGGTTCTCTGTACTATGTCTACCAGAACCTGGATGAAGATCAGATCAACACCCTCAAAGGCCTCCGGGACAGTGTCATCATCCCAATCCAGGATGCTGTGGAAAACACAGCCGCCTACCTGGGCAACATCACCGTTGGCAGTGCTACTGAGAGCGCTGACGAGTAA
- the LOC122775567 gene encoding lamina-associated polypeptide 2-like isoform X2, protein MYGDGKSKATAIRLQRPREKTHTVSGEEKSGMAEFLEDPSVLTKEKLKNELAANNVPLPSGEHKKEVYVQLYLKNLTVLNDKRSPPIDNFSSDEDLPAPVVSNKSRSGRKATKKTDKPRSVEVEVTDLTDEDLREQLAKHGFESGPIVASTRRLYEQKLQKLMNQPPPEPPAHVTALPKADSNQNGNTNSDQYSDKEDEEIAAPEPEPVPVVEKAVRSRGKAPVTARTSSRRQTKVVEEVTIEETPKKASKSAVEDILANEISTPTGISATCRRPIRGAAGRPLKQSEYWLNQSRVQHSVQTESRSYKESLVRPGSSDSSSKATFCRHVLSLLLKLLLLAAVVGSLYYVYQNLDEDQINTLKGLRDSVIIPIQDAVENTAAYLGNITVGSATESADE, encoded by the exons ATGTATGGAGATGGCAAATCAAAGGCAACAGC CATTCGATTGCAGCGGCCacgggagaaaacccacacagttAGTGGAGAAGAAAAGTCAGGCATGGCAGAATTCCTCGAAGACCCGTCGGTTCTTACTAAAGAAAAGCTGAAGAATGAGCTCGCTGCCAACAACGTGCCACTTCCTAGCGGAGAGCATAAAAAAGAAGTGTATGTGCAGCTGTACCTGAAAAACTTAACCGTACTGAACGACAAGAGGAGCCCGCCCATAGACAACTTCTCCAGCGATGAAGATCTGCCTGCGCCCGTGGTGTCCAACAAAAGTCGCTCTGGAAGG AAAGCTACCAAAAAGACAGACAAGCCACGCTCTGTGGAAGTTGAGGTGACAGACCTCACAGATGAAGATTTAAGAGAACAGCTGGCAAAGCATGGCTTTGAGTCAGGACCCATTGTTG CCTCTACACGTAGATTGTATGAGCAGAAGCTGCAGAAGCTGATGAACCAGCCTCCACCTGAACCCCCTGCACACGTCACAGCTCTCCCCAAGGCAGATAGTAACCAGAATGGCAATACAAATTCTGACCAGTATAGTGACAAGGAAGATG AAGAGATCGCTGCCCCTGAACCAGAGCCAGTTCCTGTGGTGGAGAAAGCTGTGAGGAGCAGAGGGAAAGCTCCAGTCACTGCCAGGACCAGCAGCAGACGACAAACCAAG gtggtggaggaggttaCGATCGAAGAGACTCCAAAGAAGGCCAGCAAGAGCGCTGTTGAAGACATCCTTGCCAATGAAATAAGCACACCAACAGGCATCAG TGCCACTTGCAGGCGTCCAATccgaggagctgctggtcgaccTTTAAAACAAAGTGAGTACTGGTTGAATCAATCCCGTGTGCAGCACAGCGTCCAAACCGAGAGCCGCTCGTATAAGGAGTCTCTCGTCCGACCGGGCAGCTCCGACTCTTCAAGCAAAGCCACGTTCTGTCGGCACGTCTTGTCCTTGTTGCTCAAGCTGCTCCTCCTTGCTGCAGTGGTTGGTTCTCTGTACTATGTCTACCAGAACCTGGATGAAGATCAGATCAACACCCTCAAAGGCCTCCGGGACAGTGTCATCATCCCAATCCAGGATGCTGTGGAAAACACAGCCGCCTACCTGGGCAACATCACCGTTGGCAGTGCTACTGAGAGCGCTGACGAGTAA
- the LOC122775567 gene encoding lamina-associated polypeptide 2-like isoform X1, whose translation MYGDGKSKATAIRLQRPREKTHTVSGEEKSGMAEFLEDPSVLTKEKLKNELAANNVPLPSGEHKKEVYVQLYLKNLTVLNDKRSPPIDNFSSDEDLPAPVVSNKSRSGRKATKKTDKPRSVEVEVTDLTDEDLREQLAKHGFESGPIVASTRRLYEQKLQKLMNQPPPEPPAHVTALPKADSNQNGNTNSDQYSDKEDEEIAAPEPEPVPVVEKAVRSRGKAPVTARTSSRRQTKQVVEEVTIEETPKKASKSAVEDILANEISTPTGISATCRRPIRGAAGRPLKQSEYWLNQSRVQHSVQTESRSYKESLVRPGSSDSSSKATFCRHVLSLLLKLLLLAAVVGSLYYVYQNLDEDQINTLKGLRDSVIIPIQDAVENTAAYLGNITVGSATESADE comes from the exons ATGTATGGAGATGGCAAATCAAAGGCAACAGC CATTCGATTGCAGCGGCCacgggagaaaacccacacagttAGTGGAGAAGAAAAGTCAGGCATGGCAGAATTCCTCGAAGACCCGTCGGTTCTTACTAAAGAAAAGCTGAAGAATGAGCTCGCTGCCAACAACGTGCCACTTCCTAGCGGAGAGCATAAAAAAGAAGTGTATGTGCAGCTGTACCTGAAAAACTTAACCGTACTGAACGACAAGAGGAGCCCGCCCATAGACAACTTCTCCAGCGATGAAGATCTGCCTGCGCCCGTGGTGTCCAACAAAAGTCGCTCTGGAAGG AAAGCTACCAAAAAGACAGACAAGCCACGCTCTGTGGAAGTTGAGGTGACAGACCTCACAGATGAAGATTTAAGAGAACAGCTGGCAAAGCATGGCTTTGAGTCAGGACCCATTGTTG CCTCTACACGTAGATTGTATGAGCAGAAGCTGCAGAAGCTGATGAACCAGCCTCCACCTGAACCCCCTGCACACGTCACAGCTCTCCCCAAGGCAGATAGTAACCAGAATGGCAATACAAATTCTGACCAGTATAGTGACAAGGAAGATG AAGAGATCGCTGCCCCTGAACCAGAGCCAGTTCCTGTGGTGGAGAAAGCTGTGAGGAGCAGAGGGAAAGCTCCAGTCACTGCCAGGACCAGCAGCAGACGACAAACCAAG caggtggtggaggaggttaCGATCGAAGAGACTCCAAAGAAGGCCAGCAAGAGCGCTGTTGAAGACATCCTTGCCAATGAAATAAGCACACCAACAGGCATCAG TGCCACTTGCAGGCGTCCAATccgaggagctgctggtcgaccTTTAAAACAAAGTGAGTACTGGTTGAATCAATCCCGTGTGCAGCACAGCGTCCAAACCGAGAGCCGCTCGTATAAGGAGTCTCTCGTCCGACCGGGCAGCTCCGACTCTTCAAGCAAAGCCACGTTCTGTCGGCACGTCTTGTCCTTGTTGCTCAAGCTGCTCCTCCTTGCTGCAGTGGTTGGTTCTCTGTACTATGTCTACCAGAACCTGGATGAAGATCAGATCAACACCCTCAAAGGCCTCCGGGACAGTGTCATCATCCCAATCCAGGATGCTGTGGAAAACACAGCCGCCTACCTGGGCAACATCACCGTTGGCAGTGCTACTGAGAGCGCTGACGAGTAA